The Rhodococcus rhodochrous DNA window CGTAGCACCAGGCCTGCAGTCCGCGGGTGACCGCGTTCATGTTGTTCGGGTCCTCGACGCGCTCCTTGGTGGTGCCGCACGCCTCGGCGAACTTGATGAGCAGGTCGGTGTGCCGGATGTCGGCCAGCTCCTCCTCGTACATGTTCTGGAGGGTGAAGTCCTTGGCGTCGGTGAAGTGATCGGGGGTGTTGGAGTAGATGTTCGCCAGGTAGTCGGCGAAGGGGCCGACGTAGTGGTAGTGGTTCTCGGCCCACCGGGCGAAGTGGTGCTTCTCGAGCTTGCCCTCGGCCCACGCCTTGCTGAACGATGCGTTCTTCGCCTCGCGTCCCTTGATGGCGTCTTCGAGTGCGGCGCGGAATTCGTCGCGTCCGAGCAGTTCGGTCATGATGATGCCTTTCGATGAGGAGGTCGTGCG harbors:
- a CDS encoding TenA family transcriptional regulator, encoding MTELLGRDEFRAALEDAIKGREAKNASFSKAWAEGKLEKHHFARWAENHYHYVGPFADYLANIYSNTPDHFTDAKDFTLQNMYEEELADIRHTDLLIKFAEACGTTKERVEDPNNMNAVTRGLQAWCYAVSQREHFVVATAALVVGLESQVPSIYKKQIVPLREVYGFTEDEIEFFDLHITSDVVHGERGYQIVLDCADTPQLQQRCLQLVRWGAEMRFSYTKGLYDTYVAPDLELASA